One segment of Bradyrhizobium sp. WD16 DNA contains the following:
- a CDS encoding GspH/FimT family pseudopilin gives MTGAYDSETEAGFSVVEMLVITAILAMAVAVAQPLMRGQPDRLRFDAAVGRILDAVKSTRASAIAGNSEMTLVFDLDRRQFYSGVVAPTVLPGEISVRLKVAALTEATLGSGRIVFFPDGSSTGAEILVSMKAFSSAICVNWITGIPHGDVRCAGP, from the coding sequence ATGACTGGCGCTTACGATTCGGAGACGGAGGCCGGTTTCTCGGTCGTTGAGATGCTGGTCATCACGGCGATTCTGGCAATGGCTGTCGCCGTTGCGCAGCCATTGATGCGAGGCCAGCCGGATCGTCTGAGGTTCGACGCGGCGGTCGGGCGCATTCTGGATGCGGTCAAGTCGACTCGCGCATCGGCGATTGCCGGCAATTCGGAAATGACCTTGGTGTTTGATCTCGATCGACGACAATTCTATTCCGGCGTGGTTGCCCCGACTGTTCTTCCTGGAGAAATCTCCGTCAGGCTGAAGGTAGCAGCCCTTACCGAGGCGACGTTGGGCAGTGGCCGCATCGTCTTCTTTCCGGACGGCTCGTCCACGGGGGCCGAGATCCTTGTTTCCATGAAGGCATTTTCATCGGCCATCTGCGTGAATTGGATCACAGGCATCCCGCATGGGGACGTTCGATGCGCCGGGCCGTAG
- a CDS encoding prepilin-type N-terminal cleavage/methylation domain-containing protein, with protein sequence MRRAVDTGLFAEQAGDGGPEAGFTLIETIAALAILAISLTIIFQVIGAGVSRGGQAEMLGRARQIAQSALARVGTEIPLKAGDTEGEETGGFRWRLRQAPHGDAADRRAWPVAVLEITAEVSWGGSGSGNGIKLTTLRTAAKRGAP encoded by the coding sequence ATGCGCCGGGCCGTAGATACGGGTCTGTTTGCGGAGCAGGCCGGTGATGGTGGTCCGGAGGCGGGCTTCACCCTGATCGAGACGATCGCCGCGCTCGCGATTCTCGCCATTTCGTTGACGATAATCTTCCAGGTGATCGGTGCAGGGGTGTCGCGCGGCGGACAAGCGGAAATGCTCGGTCGGGCAAGGCAGATCGCGCAGTCGGCGCTGGCGCGCGTCGGTACCGAAATTCCGTTGAAGGCCGGCGACACCGAGGGCGAGGAGACCGGTGGATTTCGCTGGCGTTTGAGGCAGGCGCCCCATGGCGACGCGGCCGACCGTCGCGCCTGGCCGGTCGCGGTGCTCGAAATCACTGCGGAAGTATCCTGGGGGGGGAGCGGGTCCGGAAATGGGATCAAGCTGACGACGCTCCGTACGGCGGCCAAGCGGGGCGCGCCATGA
- a CDS encoding prepilin-type N-terminal cleavage/methylation domain-containing protein, whose amino-acid sequence MRSADESPREAGFTLAETLVVIAVFSLLAATLFGAVRFGLRAWQGVSNRAVATDEVLAVQDYLRHAIANAYPAFVRETSARGHLDFSGTRTSMVFVGPSPLSRGIGGRARINLIAEPSGQGMALTVSAQPELQAGNQSEMKDVILRDLRDIEFAYRGSVRSQRAEWQSTWEGLPAMPSMIRIRASFGPDDPRIWPDLVIVPRIDVDVTCVYDTLTKLCRGR is encoded by the coding sequence ATGAGGAGTGCCGACGAGAGCCCTCGAGAGGCAGGCTTCACCTTGGCCGAAACCCTCGTCGTGATCGCCGTGTTCAGCCTGCTCGCGGCGACGCTGTTCGGCGCCGTCCGGTTCGGCTTGCGCGCCTGGCAAGGTGTCTCGAACCGGGCTGTCGCCACCGATGAGGTTCTTGCCGTGCAGGACTACCTTCGGCATGCGATCGCGAACGCCTATCCGGCCTTCGTGAGGGAAACCTCGGCGAGGGGGCACTTGGATTTTTCCGGCACCAGGACGTCGATGGTCTTTGTCGGGCCTTCGCCACTCTCGCGAGGCATCGGCGGGCGCGCGCGTATCAATCTGATCGCCGAACCGTCAGGGCAAGGGATGGCCTTGACGGTATCTGCACAGCCCGAGCTGCAGGCCGGCAATCAATCGGAGATGAAGGACGTCATCCTGCGTGATCTGAGAGATATCGAGTTCGCGTATCGCGGCTCGGTACGGTCCCAACGCGCCGAATGGCAGAGTACATGGGAGGGGCTACCGGCCATGCCATCCATGATCAGGATTCGGGCAAGCTTCGGTCCGGACGATCCGAGGATCTGGCCGGATCTGGTCATTGTGCCGCGAATTGATGTCGATGTGACCTGCGTCTACGATACGCTGACGAAGTTGTGCAGGGGCAGATGA
- a CDS encoding type II secretion system protein GspK codes for MPLLSVLWGVALLSLISLSLLNTTATSRRIAQNTLDAAQAEALAEAAVVRAAVGLADARPNSRWRSGRRERIRLADVDIIIVAQDELGRIDLNLADPALLHGLLRAIGVEGKPAEALVAAITEWRSPGGGSSGGGSSSDAHAAGLLARHGAFQSVDELRLVPGVTSSLYERLAPALTVYSQRQNVDPQLAPKAVLTGLPGMTAEQVVALLSRRDQNPSMTTAIPDLKGRAFSVSIELTRSVKKRRYEAVIRFTDDPDKLFWLLHWREIPGFPREADTTPVGPGPAQQSYLAG; via the coding sequence ATGCCGCTGTTATCGGTGCTTTGGGGGGTGGCCCTGCTATCGTTGATCTCCCTTTCGCTGCTCAATACGACGGCGACATCGAGGAGAATCGCTCAGAATACCCTGGACGCCGCCCAGGCCGAGGCTCTCGCTGAAGCGGCAGTCGTGCGCGCCGCCGTGGGACTGGCCGATGCGCGGCCGAATAGCCGATGGAGATCTGGCCGCCGCGAGCGCATCCGGCTCGCCGACGTCGACATCATCATCGTGGCTCAGGACGAGCTGGGGCGTATCGACCTGAATCTTGCCGATCCCGCGCTTTTGCACGGCCTGCTCCGCGCGATCGGGGTCGAAGGGAAGCCAGCTGAGGCGCTGGTGGCGGCGATCACCGAGTGGAGGTCACCAGGTGGAGGTTCGTCGGGAGGTGGCTCCAGTTCCGATGCGCATGCAGCCGGACTCTTGGCCCGCCACGGTGCATTCCAGAGCGTCGACGAGCTGCGGCTCGTGCCGGGCGTGACGTCGAGCCTCTACGAACGCCTTGCTCCGGCCCTGACCGTATACTCGCAACGCCAGAACGTGGATCCGCAGCTGGCGCCCAAAGCCGTTCTGACGGGGCTTCCTGGCATGACTGCGGAACAGGTTGTCGCGTTGCTGTCGCGACGCGATCAGAATCCGAGCATGACGACTGCCATTCCTGATCTGAAAGGACGAGCCTTTTCGGTCTCGATAGAGCTGACAAGATCCGTCAAAAAGCGACGTTATGAGGCCGTGATCCGGTTTACGGATGATCCTGACAAGCTATTCTGGTTACTACACTGGCGCGAAATACCGGGCTTTCCGCGAGAAGCGGATACGACGCCTGTTGGACCAGGTCCGGCGCAGCAGAGCTACTTGGCGGGGTAG
- the gspM gene encoding type II secretion system protein GspM: protein MNLSLHLRPASQKLLFWAFNIGTAMLLLALIWPVLDLISERNGQITAKRDTLRRLQAIVAREAELNAASDQPSNRIDQGEFLSGPNESVIGADLQTRLKTIAARSGTLVRTIQGQPARTAEPLRYIGAQLILTGHLQHLQSTIYEIENSKPFLFITAASLKINAQQIRSAAAEEPTLEARLDVFGALPTTGAGQ, encoded by the coding sequence ATGAACCTGTCGCTGCACCTGCGACCCGCTAGTCAGAAGCTGCTGTTTTGGGCGTTCAACATCGGAACGGCCATGCTTCTGCTCGCCCTCATCTGGCCTGTCCTCGACCTGATCTCTGAACGCAACGGCCAGATTACCGCCAAGCGCGACACCCTGCGGCGGCTTCAGGCGATCGTTGCCCGAGAAGCCGAGCTCAATGCCGCATCCGATCAACCCTCCAACAGGATCGACCAGGGCGAATTTCTGTCCGGACCGAACGAGAGCGTCATCGGCGCCGACCTGCAGACTCGCCTGAAGACGATTGCCGCCCGCAGCGGCACGCTCGTCAGAACGATTCAGGGGCAGCCGGCGAGAACTGCCGAACCCCTCAGATATATCGGCGCGCAACTGATCCTGACAGGTCATCTGCAGCATCTTCAGAGCACGATCTACGAAATCGAGAACAGTAAGCCTTTCCTGTTCATCACGGCCGCTTCGCTCAAGATCAACGCGCAGCAGATCCGTTCCGCGGCTGCGGAGGAGCCGACGCTGGAGGCTCGGCTTGACGTCTTCGGAGCGCTTCCAACGACAGGTGCCGGCCAATGA
- a CDS encoding PilN domain-containing protein: MFSFSHGFGVLAPSWKARVADIRDVFCTWWREQLQQQLGVHAWSWLMGPERRVLQYRAADDLVELTLSGAEDGALARTRVPQASLTEAIDRILAAHQLARTDVDHALVLPTEAFFARRLLLPSEVLSRVHEIAERDIAAKLPFRIGDIYHRTIVEKSPDPKRLIASQWIIKREIVENEATRLQLRLDDLSYVHGPSTAANTPSPLIALGHDRHAAMPWYWASVRSLVISGLVLATLAIGLKIWHQQQTLDDLDAQIAASRDRARTVRQKLDGLELKQAAVMRVHLDKASMPGLLDLLNETTTILPAHSWLSEFQLVQLAGSKLEQQLLLTGFSEAAAGLVREFDRSPMFRETALTSPISTDAAEGRERFSLQVKLNRLDSVRESPR, encoded by the coding sequence ATGTTTTCTTTCAGCCACGGATTCGGAGTTCTTGCGCCATCGTGGAAGGCGCGCGTTGCTGATATCCGGGACGTCTTTTGCACGTGGTGGAGAGAGCAGCTCCAGCAGCAGCTGGGCGTTCATGCCTGGTCCTGGCTCATGGGACCGGAACGCCGTGTCCTTCAGTACAGGGCCGCAGATGATCTCGTCGAACTCACCCTGAGCGGAGCGGAGGACGGCGCGCTCGCACGGACGCGAGTGCCGCAGGCGTCCCTTACCGAGGCGATCGACAGGATCTTGGCCGCGCATCAACTCGCCAGGACGGACGTCGATCACGCGCTCGTCCTCCCGACGGAGGCCTTTTTCGCTCGCCGTCTGTTGCTGCCTTCTGAAGTCCTTTCCAGGGTCCATGAAATCGCCGAACGCGATATCGCGGCGAAACTCCCCTTCCGTATCGGCGACATCTACCATCGGACAATCGTCGAGAAATCTCCCGACCCGAAGCGGCTGATCGCGTCTCAATGGATCATCAAGCGAGAGATCGTGGAGAATGAAGCAACGAGACTCCAGCTCCGCCTCGACGACCTCTCCTACGTCCATGGACCATCGACGGCGGCGAACACTCCCTCACCGCTGATCGCTCTTGGACATGACCGCCACGCAGCCATGCCGTGGTACTGGGCCTCCGTCCGATCGTTGGTGATCAGCGGCCTGGTGCTCGCCACCCTGGCCATCGGTCTGAAGATCTGGCACCAACAGCAGACGTTGGACGATCTCGACGCCCAGATCGCCGCCAGCCGCGACCGCGCGCGCACCGTCCGCCAGAAACTCGACGGCCTGGAACTGAAACAGGCCGCGGTCATGCGCGTTCATCTGGACAAGGCCTCGATGCCGGGGCTCCTGGACCTGTTGAACGAGACGACGACCATTCTCCCCGCCCACTCATGGCTGTCGGAATTCCAGCTCGTCCAGCTTGCAGGCAGCAAGCTTGAACAGCAGCTCTTACTGACCGGTTTCTCAGAAGCTGCTGCCGGCCTCGTCCGGGAATTCGACAGGTCGCCGATGTTCCGCGAGACCGCCTTGACTTCGCCGATCAGCACGGACGCAGCCGAAGGCCGCGAGCGGTTCAGCCTTCAGGTCAAACTGAACCGCCTCGACAGCGTCAGGGAGTCGCCGAGATGA
- a CDS encoding GspE/PulE family protein, with protein MVQISLPPAPRPPGLPRSPLGDVVAAEDTLAHGFGEFLRTSKLIDEATLVRARRATATGERFDRVLIKLGLMAEADLTTALATFLQINLVEPTDIPVEPIMLDLVGADFCRRNRLIPLARADAGLTLGVIDPFDQDPCRAISYLVGLPISVLLFTPALFERVFDNLYGRGDPDHHLSAAIDEARVADVDIQRLRDLASEAPTIRLVNEIVAEAVEARASDIHLEPAVDSLLVRFRIDGVLHTARRLDPAMRAAVTSRIKIMSRLDIAERRLPQDGRTKIALRGIDIDFRVSTLPTAFGENVVMRILDRSRVKLDFTALGFDPDQIKTFDAFLKEPDGIVLVTGPTGSGKTTTLYTAMTGLNTPERKLFTVEDPIEYQLQGINQVQVHAGIGLTFPAALRSILRQDPDIVMIGEIRDLETARIAIQASLTGHLVLSTLHTNSAAASVTRLIDMGIENYLLASTLRAVVAQRLVRRLCPHCSSPHPERMSWIGEIARGAPGLRLPDDPDMREKAGCDQCAGSGFIGRSTIAEILIIDSDIRRLILSRAPDSEIEAAARAAGMQSMYECGMTKVLHGDTTIDEVMRATRTS; from the coding sequence ATGGTTCAAATCAGCCTACCGCCCGCTCCGCGCCCTCCCGGGCTGCCCCGCTCGCCTCTCGGCGACGTCGTCGCCGCTGAGGACACGCTCGCCCACGGATTCGGCGAATTCCTGCGCACCTCCAAGCTGATCGATGAGGCAACTCTGGTCCGGGCGAGGCGGGCAACCGCAACCGGGGAGCGCTTTGATCGCGTCCTGATCAAGCTTGGCCTGATGGCCGAAGCGGACCTGACAACCGCGCTCGCGACCTTTCTGCAAATCAATCTCGTCGAGCCAACCGACATTCCTGTCGAGCCGATCATGCTGGATCTCGTCGGCGCCGACTTTTGCCGCCGAAACCGGCTCATTCCACTCGCCCGCGCCGACGCCGGGCTAACGCTTGGGGTCATCGATCCCTTCGATCAAGACCCCTGCCGTGCCATTTCCTACCTCGTAGGCCTGCCGATCTCGGTCCTGCTGTTCACGCCCGCCCTCTTCGAGCGCGTGTTCGACAATCTGTACGGGCGTGGAGATCCTGATCATCACCTCTCTGCCGCCATCGACGAGGCGCGAGTAGCGGACGTCGATATCCAGAGGCTGCGCGACCTCGCCAGCGAGGCGCCGACGATCCGCCTCGTGAACGAGATCGTCGCCGAGGCCGTCGAGGCCCGCGCCTCCGATATCCACCTCGAACCCGCCGTCGACTCGCTCCTGGTCCGGTTCAGGATCGACGGGGTGCTGCATACGGCGCGACGGCTCGATCCTGCCATGCGGGCAGCGGTTACGTCTCGCATCAAGATCATGTCACGCCTTGATATCGCCGAGCGCCGCCTTCCCCAGGACGGCCGAACCAAGATCGCACTGCGCGGGATCGACATCGACTTTCGCGTCTCGACTCTTCCGACGGCTTTCGGCGAAAACGTGGTCATGCGCATTCTCGACCGCTCGCGAGTGAAGCTTGATTTCACCGCGCTCGGGTTCGATCCGGATCAGATCAAGACGTTCGACGCATTTCTGAAGGAGCCCGACGGCATCGTGCTGGTTACTGGCCCCACCGGCAGCGGCAAGACCACGACGCTCTATACCGCCATGACGGGCCTCAACACTCCCGAACGCAAGCTCTTCACCGTGGAGGATCCCATTGAATACCAGCTTCAAGGGATCAATCAGGTCCAGGTCCACGCCGGCATCGGCCTGACCTTTCCCGCCGCCCTCCGATCGATCCTTCGCCAGGATCCGGACATCGTCATGATTGGCGAAATCCGCGATCTCGAGACCGCCCGGATCGCAATTCAGGCGTCGTTGACCGGCCATCTGGTGCTTTCGACCCTGCATACGAACAGCGCGGCCGCCAGCGTCACCCGATTGATCGACATGGGGATCGAGAACTATCTACTCGCGTCCACCCTGCGGGCCGTCGTGGCGCAGCGGCTTGTCCGCCGACTGTGTCCGCATTGCTCCAGCCCCCATCCCGAGCGCATGAGCTGGATTGGCGAGATAGCGCGCGGAGCCCCGGGCTTGCGGCTACCTGACGATCCCGATATGCGCGAAAAGGCCGGCTGCGATCAATGCGCAGGCTCGGGCTTTATCGGCCGTTCGACCATCGCTGAAATCCTGATTATCGATTCCGACATCCGGCGGCTGATCCTCTCCCGCGCACCGGATTCGGAGATCGAGGCCGCCGCACGAGCGGCCGGAATGCAAAGCATGTATGAATGCGGAATGACAAAGGTCCTGCACGGCGACACCACCATCGACGAAGTCATGCGTGCGACGCGAACGAGCTGA
- a CDS encoding A24 family peptidase, which produces MLLSAVPISAAGFGCLLAMLLTSLSCADLRRFILPDRLNLALAVGGIAQSLAIGRPAPTDAAVGALLCGGILFAAGEVYRRLRGRAGLGRGDLKLGFAAGLWIGWQQVPLMLLIASLSALLFVLLGRRLRQPVSEMIPFGPFLSTGVLACWLAAAIG; this is translated from the coding sequence GTGCTCCTGTCCGCCGTACCGATCAGTGCTGCCGGCTTCGGCTGTCTGTTGGCCATGTTGCTGACCTCTCTGTCGTGTGCCGATCTGCGGCGCTTTATCCTTCCGGACCGCCTGAACCTTGCGCTGGCGGTCGGCGGCATTGCCCAGTCGCTGGCCATCGGACGCCCCGCGCCGACCGATGCGGCCGTCGGTGCCCTGCTGTGCGGAGGCATCCTGTTCGCCGCCGGCGAGGTTTATCGGCGCCTGCGTGGTCGGGCGGGGCTCGGCCGCGGCGACCTGAAACTTGGATTCGCAGCTGGTCTGTGGATCGGCTGGCAGCAGGTGCCGTTGATGCTGCTGATCGCCTCGCTTTCTGCCCTGCTGTTCGTGCTGCTCGGCCGCCGTCTGCGGCAGCCGGTCAGCGAGATGATCCCGTTCGGGCCGTTTCTCTCGACCGGCGTCCTCGCTTGCTGGCTCGCCGCCGCAATCGGCTGA